In Microvenator marinus, one genomic interval encodes:
- a CDS encoding septal ring lytic transglycosylase RlpA family protein, which translates to MTLAKLVVMAAMYSHYQTAEPIEIPSLDLPPVQEIGLASWYGDGSMHGSVTANGEAFNPQKFTCAHRGLAFDTVVLIVNKATRRRVWCRINDRGPYGMRLADGTWAATTTLEPGAHWRGIIDMSIATANELGTIDRGLANVELRYWSKGSTPVNVAAIERKYH; encoded by the coding sequence ATGACCTTAGCGAAACTCGTGGTGATGGCGGCAATGTACTCGCATTATCAAACCGCCGAACCCATTGAAATACCGAGCCTCGACCTTCCGCCCGTTCAAGAGATTGGGCTGGCATCTTGGTACGGGGACGGCTCGATGCACGGTAGCGTGACGGCGAATGGGGAGGCCTTTAATCCTCAAAAGTTCACGTGTGCGCACCGCGGCCTCGCATTTGATACAGTAGTTCTGATCGTCAATAAGGCCACTCGACGTCGTGTTTGGTGCCGAATCAATGACCGCGGCCCCTACGGTATGCGTTTAGCCGACGGTACGTGGGCTGCCACCACTACGTTGGAGCCTGGCGCACATTGGCGGGGCATCATTGATATGTCGATCGCGACAGCGAACGAGCTTGGGACAATCGACCGGGGCTTGGCGAATGTTGAGCTTAGATACTGGTCAAAAGGCTCAACTCCGGTCAATGTAGCCGCCATCGAACGCAAGTACCATTGA
- a CDS encoding ParA family protein — protein MKAPILTLFNNKGGVGKTSLIYHLAWMFSELGKTVLIADLDPQANLTAAFLDEDEIEGIWLRAEPGSTVFKCVEPLTGVGDISPPLLRRITEKLYLLPGDVALSSFEDILSVEWPKALGDSNLYRPMRILSAFWQIMDAGASDVEADVVLVDIGPNLGAINRSALLAADFVAIPLGADLFSLQGLSNLGPSLRSWRSSWRKRLENWEESTENRSVSELQLPSGKMKPIGYLCQQHGVRLDRPVKAYDKWVQRIPQWVRNIESPFSD, from the coding sequence ATGAAGGCGCCAATACTAACACTTTTCAACAACAAGGGAGGTGTGGGAAAGACGTCATTGATCTACCACTTGGCGTGGATGTTTTCCGAGCTCGGCAAGACCGTGTTGATCGCGGATTTGGATCCTCAAGCTAACTTGACGGCGGCCTTCCTAGACGAAGATGAGATTGAGGGGATTTGGTTGCGGGCTGAGCCCGGTTCCACCGTATTCAAGTGTGTCGAGCCACTCACCGGGGTAGGTGATATCAGTCCCCCCTTGCTCCGACGAATTACTGAAAAGCTCTATCTTCTCCCAGGAGATGTTGCCCTCTCAAGTTTTGAAGACATCCTTTCCGTCGAGTGGCCAAAGGCTTTGGGAGATTCCAACCTCTACCGACCCATGCGGATCTTGAGCGCGTTTTGGCAGATCATGGACGCTGGAGCTAGCGACGTGGAGGCCGATGTAGTTTTGGTGGATATTGGCCCCAATCTAGGCGCAATCAATCGTTCGGCTCTACTCGCCGCCGATTTCGTGGCGATACCCTTGGGAGCAGACCTCTTTTCATTGCAAGGACTTTCCAATCTGGGACCAAGTCTTCGAAGTTGGAGAAGCTCTTGGAGAAAACGCTTGGAAAATTGGGAAGAGAGCACTGAAAATCGGTCAGTGAGTGAGCTACAGCTTCCGAGCGGAAAGATGAAGCCAATCGGGTACCTCTGCCAGCAACACGGAGTGCGCTTGGATCGTCCGGTCAAAGCTTATGACAAGTGGGTTCAACGGATTCCCCAATGGGTCAGGAACATCGAAAGCCCATTTTCCGATTGA
- a CDS encoding zinc-dependent metalloprotease, with product MIKNWKWAFGMAAISALLGTSCAQDVGDIDRTNPDALEKSTFEGNDEWYFRQTVVDTDFQGSLGMFNALESNLKRVRWVITEDTLYAMSTVEPAEGLTDGFQDDDELRVGVVAAFPITSHFDVQRAYSSSTGEQSNVIQENSSDRNWYERKYMRVDWSRNLADGMQMFQSQLGGMSAAAVAIPQEDGYIDPNRTRISENYIDTVTAYFYEPDIYACYYAFGYDSIFNCEGGEVKVRNSFLKRDPVEKYEPLQYLDEEYLTEDSGRRISTVEFYDPALDSFVPVECDQEVLDYLRDENGWTVTDACTPASFEMFSRFGYFRTERVVWDEEYGSNYESSRRYYANRWNIWETAYNEDGSVKPLNERDPKPIIYHLNVEYPQDFEAEAQEVARQWDDAFKEAVMVAKGISRDELEADLQARYGHPHMYRIVNNSCSGPELAAWHAANPGVEAELFAQLGADIDSSFRALSHNKKHAFCAQLEYNTEGTAHAWDYQRVGDLRYSFFNWVEQEVPWLGYGPSANDPKTGELISGNANFNGTIIRTYGPLAADYVQYINGELDDSTVAIGEHIREELQERSRQTREQELNPDGVRELAHRTGAPSAAFDYDPSSSFNFNDIPDSLKRFTPDKLKSLTANAARQMSNVRASDTRLAEFYDQPEIRHFMMSDPMFEALVRSKTAAENGPGYDEEDIRRSYVNVAAPRQAYDQYQRRSAYMAQRNIFSLEYMEDMMSKLVTYTGVADRFRGKSRDEIGDFFVKRMFVGTQLHEVGHTVGLRHNFIASMDVLNYHDTYWHIQKAIADGIVSENQRWNIPEDLVAQIDGVDVSNLGDKGVDIGYLSEAEFRIASVMDYTADFTGRFAGLGKYDQAAINFAYGEAVETFAEDVELSGIIDWDLMLSDYRELPRIFGGGEQGMGTPDEQRRGIDIILNKRTYKPIKLAMEEKKQGLKSNLNNWKNGQLGPANRPWVDKAVPYEFCSDAWNGASLGCQVFDYGANQREIVNHQFNTYRQFQTFRRYHRGRINRLGENVNGYFNWVYGMAEMSHNPFRYYSFYQWYNLGSYTDDLREASIDTLNFFGEIMATPQPERFCRQQHYLSANWFGDLSNVYVPTSLNQDDGRCANYIDVPRGLGQGYGYEYTPDEDQRVTRVGTFIDKYVASIAMFEISANFAQSAFITDFRATNISYWTLFQDELYNFLRGVLVDDFNGFAGVYNPVTASYEPPMIVDKEVFGKGVDSHQASMTRVYTPMSITHRFNLLVGAMMYNNSWEDSRPDFGQFAKVCVSFNECQEYAPGTQIEEFIHPVTNQIYRAPRTSDGRSLTAELIVNANAAKAEYLTAKGNLDAAVPNTSDYQNKRRVMLRLAERMEEMVSRLDMIRFVWDAMGPNALR from the coding sequence ATGATTAAGAATTGGAAATGGGCTTTTGGAATGGCCGCCATCTCCGCGCTTTTGGGCACCAGCTGTGCACAAGACGTCGGCGATATCGACCGTACCAACCCAGATGCCCTCGAAAAATCAACTTTCGAAGGCAATGATGAATGGTATTTCCGACAAACCGTGGTGGACACTGACTTCCAAGGCTCACTTGGTATGTTCAATGCCCTCGAGTCGAACCTCAAACGGGTTCGCTGGGTCATCACCGAAGATACACTTTACGCGATGTCCACCGTCGAGCCTGCTGAAGGACTCACCGACGGCTTCCAAGATGACGACGAGTTGCGCGTAGGTGTGGTCGCTGCGTTCCCCATCACTTCGCACTTTGACGTCCAACGTGCGTACTCCTCATCGACCGGTGAACAGTCCAACGTGATCCAGGAAAACTCCTCGGACCGTAACTGGTACGAGCGAAAGTACATGCGCGTCGACTGGTCCAGGAACCTCGCTGACGGAATGCAAATGTTCCAGAGTCAGCTAGGTGGCATGTCTGCAGCAGCTGTCGCGATTCCTCAAGAGGACGGCTATATCGATCCCAATCGTACGCGGATTTCAGAGAACTACATCGACACCGTAACCGCGTATTTTTACGAACCAGATATCTACGCTTGCTATTACGCATTCGGATATGACTCGATCTTCAACTGTGAAGGTGGAGAAGTTAAGGTTCGTAACTCCTTCCTCAAGCGCGACCCCGTCGAGAAGTACGAGCCGCTACAGTACTTGGATGAGGAGTACCTTACCGAAGATTCTGGACGTAGAATTTCGACGGTCGAGTTCTATGATCCAGCACTCGACTCGTTTGTGCCCGTTGAGTGTGATCAAGAAGTGCTTGACTATCTGCGCGACGAGAATGGATGGACAGTTACCGACGCGTGTACACCCGCCTCCTTCGAGATGTTCTCCAGATTCGGCTACTTCCGGACCGAGCGCGTGGTGTGGGACGAGGAATACGGTTCAAACTATGAATCGTCTCGACGTTACTATGCAAATCGCTGGAATATCTGGGAAACCGCTTATAACGAAGACGGCTCTGTCAAGCCCCTCAACGAGCGTGACCCAAAGCCGATTATCTACCACCTCAACGTAGAGTACCCACAGGACTTCGAAGCCGAAGCCCAGGAAGTGGCTCGTCAGTGGGATGACGCGTTCAAAGAAGCCGTCATGGTCGCTAAGGGTATCTCCAGGGATGAACTAGAGGCTGACTTACAGGCGCGTTACGGGCATCCTCACATGTACCGCATCGTGAACAACAGCTGCTCTGGTCCTGAGCTTGCCGCTTGGCATGCTGCAAATCCTGGCGTTGAGGCAGAGCTCTTCGCCCAGCTTGGTGCGGACATCGACTCTAGCTTCCGAGCTCTCTCGCACAACAAGAAGCACGCGTTCTGTGCTCAGCTTGAGTACAACACCGAGGGAACGGCTCACGCTTGGGACTACCAACGCGTTGGTGACCTTCGATACAGCTTCTTCAACTGGGTTGAACAGGAAGTACCTTGGCTCGGCTATGGTCCTTCCGCAAACGATCCAAAAACGGGTGAGCTGATCAGCGGTAACGCAAACTTCAACGGAACCATTATCCGCACCTACGGACCGTTGGCCGCTGACTATGTGCAGTACATCAATGGTGAGCTCGATGACTCTACCGTGGCAATCGGCGAGCACATCCGCGAAGAACTCCAAGAACGAAGTCGTCAAACTCGTGAGCAAGAGCTGAATCCCGATGGTGTTCGAGAGCTGGCGCATCGCACAGGTGCTCCCTCGGCTGCTTTCGACTACGATCCTTCAAGTTCTTTCAACTTCAATGATATTCCGGACAGCCTGAAGCGTTTTACGCCAGACAAACTCAAAAGCTTGACCGCAAACGCAGCCCGGCAGATGAGCAATGTTCGAGCGTCAGACACACGTCTTGCGGAATTCTATGACCAGCCGGAGATTCGTCACTTCATGATGAGTGATCCAATGTTCGAGGCTTTGGTTCGGTCCAAGACCGCTGCTGAAAATGGACCCGGCTACGATGAAGAAGATATCCGTCGTTCATACGTAAACGTGGCAGCTCCTCGCCAGGCATACGACCAATATCAAAGACGTAGCGCCTACATGGCTCAGCGAAACATCTTTTCGCTCGAGTACATGGAAGACATGATGTCGAAGCTCGTCACCTACACAGGGGTCGCAGACCGTTTCCGTGGAAAATCACGCGACGAGATCGGAGACTTCTTCGTCAAGCGGATGTTTGTTGGCACGCAGCTACACGAGGTCGGACACACCGTCGGACTACGACACAACTTCATCGCCTCGATGGACGTGTTGAACTATCACGACACCTATTGGCACATCCAAAAGGCCATTGCGGATGGAATTGTCAGCGAAAACCAACGCTGGAACATCCCAGAAGATTTGGTCGCACAAATCGACGGTGTCGATGTCTCAAACCTGGGTGACAAGGGTGTAGACATTGGCTACCTCAGTGAGGCTGAATTCAGAATCGCATCTGTCATGGATTATACTGCTGACTTTACCGGTCGCTTCGCTGGTCTTGGAAAATACGACCAAGCAGCCATCAACTTTGCGTATGGCGAAGCTGTCGAGACCTTCGCAGAAGATGTCGAGCTCAGCGGGATCATCGATTGGGACTTGATGTTGAGCGACTATCGTGAACTGCCGCGTATCTTCGGCGGCGGGGAACAAGGCATGGGAACCCCAGACGAACAACGTAGGGGTATTGATATCATTCTCAACAAACGAACATACAAGCCAATCAAGCTTGCTATGGAAGAGAAGAAGCAAGGGCTAAAGTCAAATCTCAACAACTGGAAAAACGGTCAACTCGGTCCAGCAAATCGGCCATGGGTAGACAAAGCCGTGCCTTACGAATTCTGTTCAGATGCCTGGAATGGGGCCTCCCTTGGCTGTCAGGTATTCGATTACGGTGCAAATCAGAGAGAAATCGTAAATCATCAGTTCAATACTTACCGCCAGTTCCAAACATTCCGTCGATACCACCGGGGCCGAATCAATCGGCTCGGCGAGAACGTCAACGGGTACTTCAACTGGGTATATGGTATGGCAGAGATGAGCCACAACCCATTCCGATACTACTCCTTCTACCAGTGGTACAACCTCGGCTCATACACCGACGACTTGAGAGAAGCTTCGATCGATACGCTCAATTTCTTTGGCGAGATCATGGCTACTCCACAACCAGAACGATTCTGCCGGCAGCAACACTATCTTTCCGCAAACTGGTTTGGAGATCTGTCCAACGTGTACGTGCCCACTTCTTTGAACCAGGACGACGGTCGTTGTGCAAACTACATCGACGTACCAAGAGGCTTAGGTCAAGGATATGGATATGAGTACACTCCCGACGAAGACCAACGGGTAACCCGCGTGGGGACATTCATCGATAAGTACGTTGCCTCGATTGCAATGTTTGAAATCAGCGCGAATTTCGCCCAAAGCGCGTTCATCACCGACTTCCGCGCGACCAACATCTCGTATTGGACGCTATTCCAAGACGAGCTCTACAACTTCTTGAGAGGTGTGTTGGTGGATGATTTCAACGGATTCGCAGGCGTCTACAACCCAGTGACAGCTTCCTACGAGCCACCCATGATCGTGGACAAAGAAGTGTTTGGTAAAGGTGTGGATAGTCATCAAGCGAGTATGACCCGGGTCTACACCCCCATGTCCATCACGCACAGATTCAATCTTTTGGTAGGTGCAATGATGTACAACAACTCATGGGAAGACAGCCGTCCAGACTTCGGTCAGTTCGCGAAAGTCTGCGTGAGCTTCAACGAATGCCAAGAATATGCTCCTGGAACCCAGATCGAAGAGTTTATTCATCCGGTGACGAACCAGATCTATCGTGCTCCACGGACATCTGATGGCCGATCTCTGACGGCTGAATTGATTGTGAATGCTAACGCCGCCAAGGCTGAGTATCTCACCGCTAAGGGCAATTTGGATGCTGCGGTACCGAACACCTCTGACTACCAAAACAAGAGAAGGGTGATGTTGCGGCTAGCAGAGCGAATGGAAGAGATGGTCTCGAGGCTCGATATGATTCGATTTGTTTGGGACGCAATGGGGCCGAACGCTCTTAGGTAG
- a CDS encoding class I SAM-dependent methyltransferase has translation MDNETYYDEFAEWYEKERHDGYHAFIDRLETNLILPHAAEKDVLEVGCGTGLILQRVAAVARRAVGMDLSAGMLEHAEKRGLEVVKADATDLPFDDESFDLVYSFKVLAHVKDIDKSLAEMARVTRPGGRLILEFYNRLSLRYLAKRLAGPGKISQNTDEGAVFTRWDSPSDLIARLPSNLKLVERYGVRVLTPAAKLHRIPLIAPVLQHAETKAAHNGVLKHFGGFLVLELQKT, from the coding sequence ATGGATAACGAAACATATTACGACGAATTTGCAGAATGGTACGAAAAGGAACGCCATGATGGCTACCATGCCTTCATCGACAGGCTGGAAACCAATCTGATTCTCCCGCACGCAGCCGAGAAAGATGTTCTCGAAGTAGGTTGCGGGACAGGCCTCATCCTCCAGCGCGTGGCCGCCGTGGCTCGCAGGGCTGTGGGTATGGACCTCTCTGCTGGAATGCTTGAGCACGCCGAAAAGCGTGGGCTAGAAGTGGTCAAGGCCGATGCCACTGACCTTCCGTTTGACGATGAATCTTTTGACCTCGTCTACAGCTTCAAGGTGCTCGCACACGTCAAGGATATCGATAAGTCGCTGGCAGAAATGGCGCGTGTGACGCGTCCAGGTGGACGACTTATCCTCGAGTTCTACAATCGACTTAGCCTGCGCTATCTAGCCAAAAGGCTCGCTGGGCCCGGAAAGATCTCGCAAAATACCGACGAGGGGGCAGTCTTTACGCGCTGGGATTCACCTTCGGACCTGATTGCTCGTCTGCCATCGAACCTCAAACTCGTTGAGCGTTACGGCGTTCGCGTGCTCACACCCGCGGCCAAGCTTCATCGGATTCCGCTCATTGCGCCGGTTCTCCAGCACGCCGAAACCAAAGCAGCACACAACGGTGTACTCAAGCACTTCGGCGGCTTCTTGGTCCTCGAACTCCAGAAGACTTGA
- a CDS encoding AAA family ATPase, whose protein sequence is MSNAELQIFDAAGNLDLARFSKQAVELLEAAKAMVVEMKRSMFLPLDLMIVLIEHGAHELAESVADGTDGNVLPEEVAPRLRALAKEIEDESSEHPVQFEQTSFSRGFSRILEEAFERARLRNKKTVDVEDIARVVLMRAEATESASVRWAIRRLGEGGGDFLFDQRGMLRKEVFHDSAWTMLQGSMKLAAEHGTPFLGTPHWVAMVCSVRGSTIWRSANARGLEPSRLREELLRLIGTKPQAIPEFLIGRKTLTPRMVRMLSNALRKADGEEVLEPHLVEAFLEDGGSSLELIQALGLESEIRRALGDPRVLEEAVAIEAAIQLGARRHSTPTLDMLGRDLTAEALEGKLPEIVGRENELQRVVNILLRKEQRNPLLTGEAGVGKTALAVALAQRIVSGRVPKKLKGHRLVEINGASLMSGTSYRGDLESRIKGLLEEASQNVILFIDEAHAVFAPRAGSHAPAEVPNHFKSALASGSIAVVGATTEAEYRRWFEQDPALKRRFERIEVPEPNDALVRSILASLVDELEKDYEVKVEDEAVAAAIELSVKYLPEQRLPDKAKKLLMDACIARANTLVEVEDEDISVTRADVAVQVFLKTGIPKERLLKGELSWWDGFENRLKNTVVGQEAAVQSIARALVTGRLKRARNKRPMAVLVFVGPPGVGKGTLARALAEEIFNDQRALLRLDMTDFQESHAMSRLVGSPPGYVGYEDEDMFVTPLRRRPSRVVLLEDFDRAHPRIQDRILRVMEEGEIADTRGSVADASNAIFILTVNTTTTRSNHRIGFGEEEGGLNGTSVLDGHDKAFALKIKDYVDAVIGFNALDSSDAHVDELVQRRLELFQSAMQEEYLIEVAFTDALRAFLLQSAAKLNDAKSVTNLVEDSLFGPVTDALLHGNCGTRVLIDIEPESNSVIVSKDSSG, encoded by the coding sequence ATGTCCAACGCCGAACTCCAAATCTTTGATGCCGCGGGAAACCTTGATTTAGCAAGGTTTTCTAAGCAGGCAGTTGAACTTCTGGAGGCCGCGAAGGCGATGGTCGTCGAGATGAAACGCTCCATGTTCTTGCCGCTCGATCTCATGATCGTGCTCATTGAACACGGCGCGCACGAACTCGCCGAGTCGGTTGCTGACGGTACCGACGGCAACGTCTTGCCCGAAGAAGTCGCGCCAAGGCTTCGAGCCCTCGCCAAAGAGATCGAGGACGAGTCCTCAGAGCATCCTGTGCAATTCGAACAGACCTCCTTTTCCCGAGGCTTCTCGAGGATTTTGGAGGAAGCGTTTGAGCGTGCGAGGCTCCGAAACAAGAAGACCGTAGACGTTGAAGATATTGCCCGTGTGGTCCTGATGCGCGCCGAGGCGACCGAGTCCGCATCGGTGCGTTGGGCCATCCGCAGGCTAGGGGAGGGCGGTGGCGACTTCCTCTTCGACCAGCGTGGCATGTTGCGAAAGGAAGTATTTCACGACTCCGCGTGGACCATGCTTCAAGGGTCCATGAAACTCGCAGCTGAGCACGGAACACCATTCCTTGGAACGCCTCACTGGGTAGCCATGGTCTGTTCGGTTCGGGGCTCTACGATTTGGCGCAGCGCAAACGCAAGAGGCCTGGAGCCGAGCCGTCTGCGCGAGGAATTGCTCCGCCTGATCGGCACCAAACCACAGGCCATTCCCGAGTTCTTGATCGGGCGCAAAACCCTGACACCTCGAATGGTCAGAATGCTCTCAAATGCTTTGCGAAAAGCTGATGGTGAGGAGGTTCTGGAGCCACATCTCGTCGAGGCTTTCCTGGAAGACGGCGGCTCTAGCCTCGAGCTCATCCAGGCGCTTGGCCTCGAGTCCGAGATTCGACGCGCTCTTGGGGACCCTAGAGTTCTAGAAGAAGCCGTGGCTATCGAGGCGGCCATCCAACTCGGCGCCCGTCGTCATTCGACTCCCACCCTGGATATGTTGGGTAGAGACCTCACGGCAGAAGCCCTCGAAGGTAAACTCCCGGAGATCGTGGGCCGCGAAAACGAACTACAGCGCGTGGTCAATATTCTGCTCCGAAAGGAGCAAAGGAACCCTCTCCTCACCGGTGAGGCCGGCGTCGGTAAAACCGCCCTCGCGGTGGCGCTCGCACAGCGCATCGTAAGCGGGCGAGTACCCAAAAAACTGAAGGGTCACCGGCTGGTGGAGATCAACGGCGCTTCTCTCATGAGCGGCACCTCCTATCGGGGTGACCTTGAATCCCGAATCAAGGGACTTTTGGAAGAGGCGTCGCAGAACGTCATCCTTTTCATCGACGAGGCACATGCCGTATTTGCGCCGCGCGCAGGCTCACACGCACCCGCCGAGGTTCCGAATCACTTCAAGAGTGCACTCGCCTCTGGGAGCATCGCCGTTGTCGGCGCCACCACCGAGGCCGAATACAGGCGATGGTTCGAACAAGACCCGGCACTAAAGCGCCGCTTCGAAAGAATCGAAGTCCCCGAGCCAAACGACGCGCTCGTGCGCTCGATTCTCGCGTCCCTTGTGGACGAGCTCGAAAAGGACTACGAAGTTAAGGTCGAAGACGAAGCCGTCGCCGCCGCCATTGAACTCTCGGTAAAATACCTTCCCGAACAACGCCTCCCCGACAAAGCAAAGAAGCTCTTGATGGACGCGTGTATCGCGCGCGCCAACACACTTGTTGAAGTTGAAGACGAAGACATCTCAGTCACCAGAGCCGACGTGGCCGTTCAAGTCTTTCTCAAGACGGGAATCCCCAAGGAACGTCTGCTAAAAGGCGAACTTTCATGGTGGGATGGCTTTGAAAATCGACTCAAAAACACAGTGGTCGGACAAGAGGCCGCTGTTCAATCGATCGCCCGCGCATTGGTCACAGGCCGCCTCAAACGCGCACGAAACAAGCGCCCCATGGCGGTTCTTGTCTTTGTGGGACCACCCGGTGTTGGAAAAGGAACGCTCGCAAGAGCGCTTGCGGAAGAGATCTTCAACGACCAGCGCGCGCTTTTGCGCCTTGATATGACAGACTTTCAAGAGTCACACGCCATGAGCCGACTCGTTGGCTCTCCACCTGGGTATGTCGGTTACGAAGACGAAGACATGTTCGTGACACCGCTTCGTCGCCGACCGAGCAGGGTCGTTCTCCTCGAGGACTTCGACCGGGCACATCCGAGGATTCAAGACCGGATCTTGAGAGTCATGGAAGAGGGCGAGATCGCCGATACACGTGGCTCGGTCGCAGATGCGTCCAACGCCATCTTCATCCTCACCGTCAATACCACGACCACCCGCTCGAACCATCGAATCGGTTTCGGCGAGGAAGAAGGTGGTCTCAATGGTACTTCGGTACTCGACGGCCACGACAAAGCTTTCGCGCTGAAAATCAAAGATTATGTCGATGCAGTCATCGGGTTTAACGCGCTCGATTCGTCGGATGCACATGTTGACGAGCTCGTTCAACGTAGGCTCGAACTCTTCCAGAGTGCGATGCAGGAAGAGTACCTGATTGAAGTTGCATTCACCGATGCACTAAGAGCTTTCCTTCTTCAAAGCGCCGCAAAACTAAACGACGCCAAATCGGTCACGAACCTCGTCGAAGATTCCCTCTTCGGACCCGTGACCGATGCACTTTTGCACGGCAATTGCGGCACTCGGGTGCTGATCGATATCGAACCCGAGTCCAATTCCGTCATCGTCTCCAAAGACAGTTCAGGTTGA
- a CDS encoding ATP-binding protein has translation MADPVVDEAEIQGNVSGMLRHLEEKLRSHNRVNVDVTSNPTHSFVSPYPHAALQQIVYNAVLHRTYERTNAPIRVYWFNDRIEVNSPGGPYGNVTPQNFGEPGVTDYRNPNLADVLKIFGFVQSFGRGIAIARRAMENNGNPPLEFEVTPSAVLATLRR, from the coding sequence TTGGCCGACCCAGTGGTAGACGAAGCCGAGATTCAAGGAAATGTTTCGGGGATGCTACGCCACCTGGAAGAGAAGCTGAGGTCGCACAATCGCGTCAATGTGGATGTGACGTCGAACCCTACCCACAGCTTCGTTTCCCCTTACCCACACGCGGCCTTGCAGCAGATTGTATATAATGCCGTGTTGCACCGAACCTATGAGAGAACAAATGCGCCCATTAGGGTGTACTGGTTTAACGACCGAATCGAAGTGAACAGCCCGGGAGGCCCGTACGGCAATGTGACTCCGCAGAATTTTGGAGAACCGGGTGTAACTGACTATCGGAATCCGAATTTGGCCGATGTTCTAAAGATTTTCGGGTTTGTACAGTCTTTTGGACGTGGAATTGCGATTGCTCGCAGGGCGATGGAGAACAATGGCAACCCTCCACTAGAATTCGAAGTCACGCCAAGTGCAGTGTTGGCAACTTTGAGGAGATAG